Proteins encoded in a region of the Tachyglossus aculeatus isolate mTacAcu1 chromosome 11, mTacAcu1.pri, whole genome shotgun sequence genome:
- the HERPUD1 gene encoding homocysteine-responsive endoplasmic reticulum-resident ubiquitin-like domain member 1 protein gives MEAEPEPEPVTLLVKSPTQRHRDLELSADRGWTVRRLKAHLSRVYPERPREEDQRLIYSGKLLLDHLCLKDVFPKQERRHVLHLVCSNKNPPKVQEASAAIAEGSEQSTALNQDSPGESTSDGVRHRELLHNVSSLPWEANSRLEAVQQAFQGISPGFSGYPPTYGWLQLSWFQQIYARQYYMQYLAATSSGAFTPASAQEIPGVSTATPTAIHNQFPAENQPAHQNAAPQVANPGANQNLRMNAQGGPLVEEDEEMNRDWLDWIYSATTFSVFLSILYFYSSLSRFLMVMGATIVMYLHHVGWFPFRERPGGHLPNNIPLRPVNVNQDPNNNLQEENGGGDGEPEVLLPERALSEGERPGSPSLMSTAWIFFKTFFASLLPESPPAAAN, from the exons ATGGAGgccgagccggagccggagcccgtCACCCTGCTGGTGAAGAGCCCCACCCAGCGCCACCGCGACCTGGAGCTCAGCGCGGACCGCGGCTGGACCGTCCGCCGCCTCAAGGCTCACTTGAGTCGGGTCTACCCTGAGCGTCCG CGTGAAGAGGATCAGCGGCTTATTTATTCTGGGAAACTGTTGTTGGATCACCTTTGTCTGAAGGATGTGTTCCCCAAG CAAGAAAGACGGCATGTTCTTCATCTGGTTTGCAGTAACAAGAACCCACCCAAGGTGCAAGAAGCTAGTGCAGCG ATTGCTGAAGGAAGTGAGCAGTCCACCGCACTTAATCAAGATTCTCCTGGGGAGTCCACAAGTGATGGTGTAAGGCACAGGGAACTACTTCACAATGTTTCTTCACTTCCATGGGAAGCCAACTCTAG ACTTGAAGCAGTTCAGCAAGCCTTTCAAGGAATCAGTCCTGGCTTTTCGGGATATCCTCCGACCTACGGTTGGCTTCAGCTCTCCTGGTTCCAGCAGATTTACGCACGACAGTACTATATGCAGTA CTTAGCAGCCACTTCTTCAGGTGCCTTCACACCAGCAAGTGCCCAGGAGATCCCAGGAGTGTCGACGGCAACTCCAACAGCTATTCACAATCAGTTTCCTGCGGAGAACCAGCCTGCCCATCAGAATGCTGCTCCTCAGGTGGCCAATCCAGGGGCCAATCAGAATTTGCGGATGAATGCGCAGGGTGGTCCCCTCGTGGAAGAGGATGAAGAGATGAATCGGGACTGGTTGGATTGGATCTACTCAGCAACGACATTTTCCGTTTTCCTCAGTATCCTCTATTTCTATTCCTCTCTAAGCAGATTTCTCATGGTTATGGGTGCCACAATTGTTATGTACCT gcatcACGTTGGCTGGTTTCCATTCAGAGAAAGGCCAGGCGGTCATCTCCCAAATAACATTCCACTTCGACCAGTTAATGTAAATCAAGACCCGAACAATAACTTGCAG GAGGAAAATGGTGGCGGAGATGGAGAACCTGAAGTCCTCCTTCCCGAAAGAGCCTTATCTGAGGGTGAACGGCCGGGGAGCCCTTCCTTGATGAGCACAGCCTGGATTTTTTTCAAAACGTTTTTTGCCTCTCTCTTGCCAGAAAGTCCTCCAGCTGCTGCAAACTAA